CTCCCGGCGCCCTTCCTTGCGTACGACGCACAGGTCAGGTTTTCTTCCACGGTCAACTCCTCGAAGACGCGCCGCCCCTCCATCACCTGGAAGATACCGCGCCGGGCGATCTCGTGGGGAAACTTCCCGGCCATCGGCTCGCCGTGGAAGAGGATCTCCCCGTCGGTCACCTCCCCGTCCTCCATCGGGAGGAGCCCCGAAACCGCCTTGAGCGTGGTGCTCTTCCCCGCCCCGTTGCTGCCGAGGAGGGAGACGATCTCCCCCTCCGGCACTGTCAGGGAGAGACCCTTGAGCACCAGGACGGCGTGGTTGTACTCCACCTCCAGGTTGTTGACCTGAAGGAGCGGCGTTGGGCTCACTTCACGTAGATCCAGTCCGAGACGGGCTCGAATATCCCCTTCTTCACGTTGGCCCGGTAGACCCGGCCAACCGCCGCCTTGTTGTCGACGAAGGTCACCCTTCCGGAGATGCCGCCGGTGTCCCAGTTCCGGATCTTCGCGAGCGCGTCTTTCAGGTTGTCTCCCGTGACCGGCTTTTTCGCCGCCAGCACCTTGTTGATCGCCTCGACGAAGACCATGCCGGTGAACCACCCCTGGATGTAGGAGTTGGGGCGGTACTTCTCATTGGGGTGGACCCTCTCGTTGTATTTGCGCATGGCCGTGATCCCGGGAGCGTTCTCGTAGTAATAAGCGTACGGGTTGACGCCCATGTACCCTTCCGCATCGGCGCCCAGCTTGTCGATGATCGATTTGTCCACGGACCAGAAGACCCCCATGAACGTTGTCTTCAGCCCGAAATCCTTCGCCGCCCGGACGACCTCCGGGATGGGAGCCAGGACATACCCCTGGAAGATGCAGTAGTCGGGCTGCGCTTTTTTCAGCGTGAGCACCTCGGTCGTCACGTCGACCGCCCCGACCTTGGTCACGACCTCCGCCGCCACATCGATCCCCAGTTCCTTCGCGCGCTTCCTCGCGTAGGGGATCGGGTCCTTGCCGAACTCCGTGTCGCTGTAGAAGAAGGCGACCTTCGGCCTCGCCTTCCCCTTGGCCTGTTTGGAGATGTACTCGAGAAGGATGCCGAACATGTCCGAGTACGTCGGGCCGGACACGAAGGAGTACGGATGGTTCTTGGGATCGGCCAGCTCGCTGGAGAAGGAGGTCGACCCGTAGAGCACCTTGTACCTGCTGTTGAGCTCGGGTGCGATGGCCTTGCCCTGCCCTGTGCTCTCCCCGTACATGATGACGGGGTTGTCCTTCGCCATGATCTTCTTGAAAGTTGCCACGGCCTTGTCGGTGTCATAGCCCGTGTCTTCGTAGATGTAGACGAGCTTCTTCCCCTTCACCAGCTTCATCTCGTTGGCGTAGTTGATGTAGTCCTGAAGCCCCGCGTTGATGTTGACTCCCGCGAAGGCGAACCGTCCGGTGATCGGCTGGCAGGCGCCGATCTTGATCTCATCTCCCGCGGCGAATGCCGCCCCTGCGGTCAGCAGCACGCAAACCGCCAGGAGCCCCATGAAAATCCCTTTCCCTCGCATTCTTCCCATCGTCGCCCTCCTTTGTTCGGACCGGTTAGTTTTTGAACGGCCACAGCGCGAAATACCGCTTCGTCCTGTGCCACATCTCGGCCAGGCCGTGCGGCTCGAAAACGAGGAACCCCACGATCATCGCACCGAAGAGGA
The sequence above is a segment of the Candidatus Deferrimicrobium sp. genome. Coding sequences within it:
- a CDS encoding ABC transporter substrate-binding protein — translated: MGRMRGKGIFMGLLAVCVLLTAGAAFAAGDEIKIGACQPITGRFAFAGVNINAGLQDYINYANEMKLVKGKKLVYIYEDTGYDTDKAVATFKKIMAKDNPVIMYGESTGQGKAIAPELNSRYKVLYGSTSFSSELADPKNHPYSFVSGPTYSDMFGILLEYISKQAKGKARPKVAFFYSDTEFGKDPIPYARKRAKELGIDVAAEVVTKVGAVDVTTEVLTLKKAQPDYCIFQGYVLAPIPEVVRAAKDFGLKTTFMGVFWSVDKSIIDKLGADAEGYMGVNPYAYYYENAPGITAMRKYNERVHPNEKYRPNSYIQGWFTGMVFVEAINKVLAAKKPVTGDNLKDALAKIRNWDTGGISGRVTFVDNKAAVGRVYRANVKKGIFEPVSDWIYVK